Proteins encoded together in one Quercus lobata isolate SW786 chromosome 3, ValleyOak3.0 Primary Assembly, whole genome shotgun sequence window:
- the LOC115981195 gene encoding uncharacterized protein LOC115981195 — MEEVESMWQTLSLSAEEKAGLEVPNFPGVSKSLLAGKFLTHRIINKEAVLRTFKSLWRTQKPFHIYDVGENKMIFEFETDTDLERVLEYEPWTYDKHLVIFQRIDNASTVTSLAFNKCTFWAQIHDLPIKSMTSELGMSIGNSISKAVCVAKPNNDGVIGCFLHVRVTLNVSKPLSRGRKLKDNGVVVGWASFHYEGFPNFCYWCGCLLHEYRECEV, encoded by the coding sequence ATGGAGGAAGTGGAGAGTATGTGGCAGACGTTGTCTCTCTCTGCAGAGGAGAAGGCTGGCCTTGAAGTCCCAAACTTCCCCGGAGTGTCAAAGTCTCTGCTAGCTGGTAAATTCCTGACTCACCGCATTATCAATAAGGAGGCGGTATTAAGAACGTTTAAGTCGCTTTGGCGTACTCAAAAACCCTTTCACATCTACGATGTGGGAGAGAACAAAATGATTTTTGAGTTTGAAACAGATACTGATCTGGAAAGGGTCCTGGAGTATGAACCTTGGACCTACGATAAACATCTAGTAATTTTTCAAAGGATTGACAATGCGTCCACGGTTACGTCCCTAGCCTTTAACAAGTGCACTTTCTGGGCTCAAATCCACGATCTCCCCATTAAGAGTATGACGTCGGAGCTGGGTATGAGTATAGGGAACTCCATTAGTAAAGCTGTGTGTGTGGCTAAGCCTAACAATGATGGGGTTATTGGCTGCTTTCTTCATGTCCGTGTCACCCTCAACGTTTCAAAACCTTTGAGTAGGGGAAGGAAACTTAAGGACAATGGTGTAGTGGTGGGGTGGGCATCCTTCCATTACGAAGGGTTTCCCAACTTTTGCTATTGGTGCGGCTGCCTGCTGCACGAATATAGGGAGTGTGAGGTCTAG